The following proteins are encoded in a genomic region of Bacillus sp. FJAT-22090:
- a CDS encoding glycoside hydrolase family 13 protein, whose amino-acid sequence MEPWWKRSVVYQIYPRSFMDSNGDGVGDLQGIISKMDYLKKLGIGIIWLSPVYDSPNDDNGYDIRDYQTIMQEFGTMQDFEQLIEEAKQRGIRIVMDLVVNHTSDEHAWFVESRSSKDSNYRDYYIWRDGKEAQPPNNWGSIFSGSAWEKDELTDSYYLHLFSKKQPDLNWEHEPLRNDIFDMMTFWLEKGIGGFRMDVINFISKDEKLPDGEIHHEQGYGDGSTYFMNGPKIHTYLREMNEKVLSRYDVLTVGEMPGASTEDARIYTNPENQEVNMIFTFEHMNLDSGPNEKWDVRPLELVALKRNLEKWQHALHEVGWNSLYWNNHDQPRVVSRFGEDGAFREVSAKMLAICLHMLQGTPYIYQGEELGMTNVKFDSLSEYRDIETLNMYKEKRQQGIAHEAIMSSVYAKGRDNARTPMQWTSNGGFTTGTPWIRMNTNTSFINAEQAIADPSSIFYTYQRLIQLRKIHAIITHGSFQLLLPDHPDLFVYKRQTAEEEWLIVNNFSEKTNQLVWKECNVPQTKGNIMIANYDSPKLEGDMVEVRPYESFVIAFERGK is encoded by the coding sequence ATGGAGCCTTGGTGGAAGCGTAGTGTCGTCTATCAAATTTATCCAAGAAGTTTTATGGATTCCAACGGAGATGGAGTCGGTGATTTACAAGGTATTATCTCAAAAATGGATTATTTGAAGAAACTAGGTATAGGTATTATTTGGTTGAGTCCAGTCTATGATTCTCCTAATGATGATAATGGCTATGACATTCGTGACTATCAAACGATCATGCAAGAGTTTGGAACAATGCAGGATTTTGAACAGCTGATTGAGGAAGCGAAACAAAGAGGTATTCGAATTGTGATGGATCTAGTTGTGAACCATACTTCAGACGAGCATGCATGGTTTGTTGAATCGCGTTCATCAAAGGATTCCAACTATCGCGATTATTATATATGGAGGGATGGTAAAGAGGCACAACCTCCAAATAATTGGGGCTCTATATTTTCGGGATCGGCATGGGAAAAGGATGAATTGACAGACTCTTATTACCTTCATTTATTCTCAAAAAAACAGCCAGATTTAAATTGGGAGCACGAGCCGCTTCGAAATGATATTTTTGATATGATGACGTTTTGGTTAGAAAAAGGAATTGGTGGCTTTCGGATGGATGTCATTAACTTTATTTCAAAGGACGAGAAACTTCCTGACGGAGAGATTCACCATGAACAAGGATATGGTGATGGAAGTACTTATTTTATGAATGGGCCAAAAATTCATACATATCTACGGGAAATGAATGAGAAGGTTTTAAGTCGTTATGATGTATTAACTGTAGGAGAAATGCCTGGAGCTTCAACAGAAGATGCTCGAATCTATACAAATCCAGAAAACCAAGAAGTGAATATGATCTTTACATTTGAGCATATGAATTTAGATAGTGGCCCTAATGAGAAATGGGATGTTCGACCATTAGAATTAGTAGCATTAAAACGGAACCTCGAAAAATGGCAGCATGCACTGCATGAAGTAGGGTGGAACAGTCTTTATTGGAATAATCATGACCAACCTCGAGTCGTTTCCCGTTTTGGTGAAGATGGTGCATTTCGAGAAGTATCAGCTAAAATGTTGGCTATTTGTCTTCATATGCTTCAAGGGACACCTTATATATACCAGGGTGAAGAGTTAGGAATGACGAATGTAAAGTTTGATAGTTTAAGTGAGTATCGTGATATTGAAACGCTGAATATGTACAAGGAAAAGCGCCAGCAGGGGATTGCTCATGAAGCAATTATGTCTAGTGTTTATGCAAAGGGTAGAGATAACGCACGTACGCCAATGCAGTGGACATCTAACGGAGGTTTTACGACGGGTACACCATGGATTCGGATGAATACGAATACTTCTTTTATTAATGCGGAACAAGCCATTGCAGACCCATCGTCCATTTTTTATACGTATCAAAGGCTAATCCAATTAAGGAAAATACATGCTATTATCACGCATGGGAGCTTTCAATTATTGTTACCTGATCACCCGGATCTGTTTGTATACAAACGACAAACAGCCGAAGAAGAATGGCTAATTGTAAATAATTTTTCAGAGAAAACAAACCAACTTGTGTGGAAGGAATGTAACGTTCCTCAAACCAAAGGAAACATTATGATAGCTAACTATGATTCTCCTAAATTAGAGGGAGATATGGTTGAAGTACGACCTTACGAGTCATTTGTGATTGCTTTTGAAAGGGGAAAGTAG
- a CDS encoding ROK family protein: MKKVLGVDIGGTKIRIGVVSESGNVIEDTTIPTVLPLYPYLEEQVLKMMENYPDLLGIGIGTRGMVDAKTGVVTFETELEGWQGTPVKAQLEAATGLRVEINNDANCAALAEGKLGAAKDFERVVCLTVGTKLGGGFVFDGNVENGVHGGAGEVGHLILYPHGLLCGCGRQGCSEQYVSGTALKRLIEEENVIDPDTGKLAISHQLFRLASTGLSSAITVRDRFLSDFAIVISNLQAVLDMDCVVIGGGVADSADDWWENLLTMVEPLKLKPLEIKRANFGNEAGMLGAAMLVMDMI, translated from the coding sequence TTGAAGAAAGTTCTTGGTGTTGATATTGGAGGAACAAAAATAAGAATTGGTGTTGTAAGTGAGTCTGGTAACGTTATAGAGGATACAACTATTCCAACTGTTTTACCGCTATATCCTTATTTAGAAGAGCAAGTGTTAAAGATGATGGAGAATTATCCCGATTTATTAGGGATCGGAATAGGTACTAGAGGAATGGTCGACGCCAAAACAGGAGTTGTAACCTTTGAGACAGAACTTGAAGGCTGGCAAGGCACCCCTGTAAAAGCTCAACTGGAGGCAGCAACAGGTTTACGTGTGGAGATTAACAATGATGCAAATTGCGCTGCGCTTGCAGAAGGAAAACTTGGTGCAGCAAAAGACTTCGAAAGAGTAGTTTGTTTAACAGTAGGAACTAAACTTGGAGGCGGCTTCGTTTTTGATGGAAACGTGGAAAACGGAGTACATGGTGGAGCAGGAGAAGTAGGTCACTTAATCTTATATCCGCATGGCCTACTTTGTGGCTGTGGTAGACAGGGATGCAGTGAACAATATGTCTCTGGTACTGCATTAAAAAGATTAATAGAAGAGGAAAATGTCATCGATCCTGATACAGGGAAACTGGCAATATCCCATCAACTGTTTCGTCTAGCATCTACAGGACTTTCAAGTGCTATAACAGTACGCGATCGATTTCTTTCGGATTTTGCAATTGTTATATCTAATCTCCAAGCAGTGTTAGATATGGATTGCGTTGTAATTGGCGGAGGGGTTGCAGATTCGGCTGATGATTGGTGGGAGAACCTGCTTACTATGGTAGAACCACTTAAACTAAAACCATTAGAAATAAAGCGTGCCAATTTTGGAAATGAAGCAGGAATGCTTGGAGCGGCCATGCTTGTTATGGATATGATTTAA
- a CDS encoding glucose-6-phosphate isomerase produces MNISINYSGDYLELLTPELENKLEAIHKGIQTKSSEGADFLGWLDWPSTLSQDFLNDIKETAERIRSHSDVLVVIGIGGSYLGSKAVIEALSTPFQKTKETEVIFAGHLVSGEYLKQLMTYLDDKDVTLNVISKSGTTSEPAIAFRFLQQYMEKRYGDQAAKRIIVTTDQEKGALLTLAVEKGYQRYVVPDSIGGRYSVLTAVGLLPIAAAGFDIDQLINGAKIAEQEFAKFDTKSNRAIQYAVIRKHLYDKGYPVEILATFDEKLKYVQEWWKQLFGESEGKEGKGIYPSSVLYSTDLHSLGQYIQDGKRMLFETFLMVEKTDVDLTVFEAENDGDELNYLSGLTLHEFNAACHEATASAHLHGGVPQITITMEQIDERNLGHLLYFYMMACAYSAYLLDINPFNQPGVEGYKTNMFKILKKPGY; encoded by the coding sequence ATGAATATTTCCATAAATTATTCTGGAGACTACCTTGAGCTCCTTACACCTGAGTTAGAAAACAAATTAGAAGCAATACATAAAGGAATTCAAACGAAATCTTCAGAAGGTGCAGATTTTTTAGGTTGGTTAGATTGGCCGAGCACTTTGAGCCAAGATTTTTTAAACGATATAAAAGAAACGGCTGAGCGAATTCGTTCTCATTCTGATGTGTTGGTTGTCATAGGTATTGGAGGATCCTACTTAGGATCGAAAGCAGTAATAGAGGCGTTATCTACACCATTTCAAAAAACTAAAGAGACAGAAGTAATCTTCGCTGGACACCTAGTAAGTGGTGAATATTTAAAGCAATTAATGACATATTTAGACGATAAAGATGTTACATTGAACGTCATTTCAAAATCAGGAACGACATCCGAACCCGCAATCGCATTTCGTTTTTTACAACAGTACATGGAAAAACGATATGGCGATCAAGCTGCAAAACGTATCATCGTCACAACTGACCAAGAAAAAGGTGCTTTGCTTACACTGGCAGTAGAAAAAGGATATCAACGTTATGTTGTACCTGATAGTATTGGAGGTCGCTATTCCGTTTTGACGGCGGTTGGTTTGTTACCAATTGCCGCTGCAGGTTTCGATATCGATCAACTGATCAATGGCGCAAAAATAGCAGAACAGGAATTTGCTAAATTTGATACAAAATCGAATCGTGCAATTCAATATGCTGTTATCCGCAAGCATTTATATGATAAGGGCTATCCTGTCGAAATCTTGGCAACTTTTGACGAGAAGTTAAAATATGTACAAGAATGGTGGAAACAATTATTCGGAGAAAGTGAAGGAAAAGAAGGGAAAGGAATCTACCCTTCGTCTGTTCTTTATTCAACGGATCTGCATTCCCTAGGTCAATACATTCAAGACGGTAAACGTATGTTGTTCGAAACATTTTTAATGGTTGAAAAGACGGATGTTGATTTGACTGTTTTTGAAGCAGAAAATGACGGGGACGAACTGAATTATTTAAGTGGCCTTACACTTCATGAATTTAATGCTGCATGTCACGAAGCAACAGCATCTGCTCATTTGCATGGCGGAGTTCCCCAAATTACTATTACAATGGAACAAATAGATGAGCGTAATCTTGGCCACTTATTATATTTTTATATGATGGCCTGTGCGTATAGTGCATACTTACTCGACATCAATCCATTTAACCAACCAGGAGTAGAAGGGTATAAAACAAATATGTTTAAAATACTTAAGAAACCTGGATATTGA
- a CDS encoding PTS transporter subunit IIC, producing MKQSTKEYLVDRMYKGSQGLANAVLVTLGIGLLIETFGSFTGWEGFLVIGKAAQLMLAPAIGAGIAYQLGGNTLVIFSAMACSTVGANALHLSAEGTWVLTTGQPISAVLAAIVAIWVGKRIAGKTKLDMLAIPFASILIGGVAGVGLATVTTPLLESLSRFIANSVTGSPLMGSIVIALVWSIFLMSPASSAAIAIALQLDPVSSAAALIGCTAQFAGWTAMSWKQNDLGANIAQSFLTPKVQVPNIVKNPRLVIGPFLASVICAPITILVFNFQVPYTLAGLGLNSFIAPLNILANQGIGVLLMYLVLGVALPALISLSVYHLLKVKGLAKTGDLHMEVQ from the coding sequence ATGAAGCAGTCGACAAAAGAATATTTGGTCGACCGAATGTACAAGGGTTCCCAAGGATTAGCAAATGCAGTTCTTGTCACTCTAGGGATCGGTCTTCTTATAGAAACATTTGGATCATTTACAGGTTGGGAGGGCTTTTTAGTAATTGGAAAGGCTGCACAGCTTATGTTAGCTCCTGCTATCGGAGCTGGTATCGCCTACCAACTTGGCGGAAATACATTAGTGATATTTAGTGCGATGGCTTGTAGTACTGTAGGTGCTAATGCTTTGCACCTTAGTGCAGAGGGTACCTGGGTACTCACTACAGGACAACCGATTAGCGCTGTTTTGGCTGCAATCGTTGCTATCTGGGTTGGAAAACGCATTGCCGGTAAGACAAAGTTAGATATGCTAGCTATCCCATTCGCATCTATACTGATTGGAGGTGTCGCCGGTGTTGGTTTAGCCACAGTAACAACTCCACTATTAGAATCATTAAGTAGATTTATAGCGAATTCTGTAACAGGTTCCCCTCTTATGGGTTCAATTGTTATCGCACTTGTTTGGAGTATTTTCCTTATGTCCCCTGCTTCATCTGCTGCAATTGCAATTGCATTACAACTCGACCCTGTTTCCAGCGCAGCTGCTTTAATTGGATGTACTGCTCAGTTTGCAGGGTGGACAGCGATGTCATGGAAACAAAATGATCTTGGTGCAAATATTGCGCAGTCTTTTTTAACACCTAAAGTGCAAGTTCCGAATATTGTTAAAAACCCAAGACTTGTTATTGGTCCATTTCTTGCTTCTGTTATTTGTGCACCAATCACCATATTGGTTTTTAACTTCCAGGTTCCATACACTTTAGCTGGACTTGGACTAAATTCTTTTATTGCTCCTCTTAATATCTTGGCTAATCAAGGTATAGGTGTTCTCCTGATGTACCTTGTATTAGGAGTAGCTTTACCAGCTCTTATTTCTCTTTCCGTGTATCATTTGTTAAAAGTTAAAGGACTAGCTAAAACTGGTGATTTGCATATGGAAGTTCAATAA
- a CDS encoding GNAT family N-acetyltransferase: protein MFYQDEELILRPIQKGDLPRLWELIYKDEAPEWKKWDAPYFEHKAISFEAFMEKADSFVQRENMWVIEVAGLTCGTVSYYWEHEPSKWLEMGIVFHESANWGKGLGTRALKLWAEHLFSTIPLVRVGFTTWSGNERMIRVGEKLGMTMEARIRKVRFYNGEYYDSIRMGILREEWEQLKIGI from the coding sequence ATGTTTTATCAAGATGAAGAGTTAATTTTACGACCTATACAAAAGGGAGATTTACCAAGACTTTGGGAACTAATTTATAAAGATGAGGCACCCGAATGGAAAAAATGGGATGCACCGTATTTTGAGCATAAGGCTATCTCATTCGAAGCGTTTATGGAAAAAGCCGATTCATTTGTACAAAGAGAAAATATGTGGGTAATTGAAGTTGCAGGCTTAACCTGCGGGACTGTTTCATATTACTGGGAGCATGAGCCTTCTAAATGGCTAGAGATGGGGATTGTTTTTCACGAATCGGCTAATTGGGGAAAAGGTTTGGGGACACGTGCTTTAAAACTTTGGGCAGAGCATTTATTTAGCACTATACCTTTAGTTCGTGTTGGATTTACAACGTGGTCAGGTAATGAGCGGATGATTCGTGTAGGAGAAAAACTAGGTATGACAATGGAAGCACGAATCCGTAAAGTGAGATTTTACAATGGAGAATATTACGATTCAATCCGCATGGGTATTTTAAGGGAAGAATGGGAACAACTTAAAATAGGAATTTGA
- a CDS encoding nuclear transport factor 2 family protein: MEVIQKVIEEYFKSWNDGFKSKDGDGIRLFMSENFVGYWAHSNLDQPDRYDYNYDLNSVLEQYGNAEKSFVPVSMSERKNGEEYLIMGRETNRIDGKPYSAQCMFVWRKEKDNWKLLREYIELER, translated from the coding sequence ATGGAAGTAATACAAAAAGTCATAGAGGAATATTTTAAGTCTTGGAATGATGGATTTAAAAGTAAAGATGGAGATGGAATCAGGCTGTTTATGTCTGAAAACTTTGTTGGCTATTGGGCTCATTCAAACCTCGATCAACCAGACCGATATGATTATAACTATGATTTAAACAGTGTATTAGAGCAGTATGGTAATGCAGAAAAAAGTTTTGTGCCTGTTTCTATGTCAGAACGAAAAAATGGGGAGGAGTATTTAATCATGGGAAGAGAAACAAACAGGATTGATGGTAAACCTTATTCGGCTCAATGCATGTTTGTTTGGAGAAAAGAAAAAGATAACTGGAAACTATTGCGCGAATATATTGAGTTAGAGAGGTAA
- a CDS encoding nucleoside 2-deoxyribosyltransferase, translating into MIKGYLANGLFGLGDRLVNELVAKEVRVAIPGVDLYVPQENLAINDKSAYADSLAIANADIEALKNSDFLVAIIDGVEIDAGVAAEIGAFSMLNRPIFGLYTDTRQQGRDNMKKVDALVADGTENQFMYRNLFVIGLIKQNGVIVNSIEELCEALKTTNQ; encoded by the coding sequence ATGATAAAAGGTTATTTAGCAAATGGGTTATTTGGTTTAGGGGATAGATTAGTCAATGAATTGGTAGCTAAAGAAGTTCGAGTAGCAATCCCAGGCGTGGACTTATATGTACCACAAGAAAACTTGGCGATAAATGACAAATCGGCTTACGCAGATAGTTTAGCAATTGCAAATGCAGACATAGAAGCTTTAAAGAACAGCGACTTTTTAGTAGCTATTATTGATGGAGTTGAAATAGATGCTGGTGTGGCTGCTGAAATTGGAGCATTTTCCATGCTAAATCGTCCTATTTTTGGACTTTATACTGATACTCGACAACAAGGAAGAGACAATATGAAAAAAGTCGATGCATTAGTAGCCGATGGAACAGAAAACCAATTTATGTATCGAAACCTGTTTGTCATTGGTTTGATTAAACAAAATGGAGTAATAGTAAACTCTATAGAGGAATTATGTGAAGCTTTAAAAACAACCAATCAATAG
- a CDS encoding tetratricopeptide repeat protein, protein MNLYDLKNELLLLNNLIYFDENEFLREKCADEKVLKKIIEKFEEKLETISNYILEDQIFIYGSIGNLNRIIGNTTSAIECLEYAVSLSEENKKIANIIRLGEALKYDGQHELALKKFEQAINMCTLDLNYTTLLDFAYQHKGKCLLELGQPIMALDNFQQALSLRQVKGDSSLIESTLKAVKFTKQYGGI, encoded by the coding sequence ATGAACTTGTATGATTTGAAAAATGAACTATTATTACTAAATAATTTAATATATTTTGACGAAAATGAATTCCTTAGAGAGAAATGCGCTGATGAGAAGGTGCTAAAGAAAATAATTGAAAAGTTTGAGGAAAAGCTTGAAACAATATCGAATTACATACTAGAGGATCAAATTTTTATTTATGGAAGTATAGGAAATTTAAATAGAATTATTGGAAATACAACGTCGGCAATTGAATGTCTAGAATATGCTGTTTCATTAAGCGAAGAGAATAAAAAGATAGCCAATATAATTCGACTTGGGGAAGCGTTAAAATATGATGGACAACATGAATTGGCATTAAAAAAGTTTGAGCAAGCAATTAATATGTGTACGTTGGATTTAAATTATACTACCCTACTAGACTTTGCTTATCAGCATAAAGGGAAGTGTCTTTTAGAATTAGGGCAGCCGATTATGGCTTTGGATAATTTTCAACAAGCATTGTCATTAAGGCAAGTAAAAGGGGATTCATCTTTAATTGAATCCACTCTAAAGGCTGTTAAATTTACAAAGCAATATGGAGGTATTTAA
- a CDS encoding GNAT family N-acetyltransferase — MGLSIIEQAEIQTLASRLDTIQSIEGNPMGVHQLVKGKTHAFSVKKIPGPAFNTVRGLNELDLLHLEEIFRFYKDLSMNFRIEITPENSSDQLFRALTEHGYYQSGFHNSFIGETANLKGQSQQSEVEIRPLMKDEFDLFASIYVQAFGLPGFTKDGIKQNNKVLFDVPGWDFYAAYVNDVPAGIAVLFIKDGIGTLAAAATLPEYRRKGVQAALLHKRIQVAMEKGAKYIVSETSFGTASHRNMERVGMKLAYTKALWSKFR; from the coding sequence ATGGGACTATCAATAATTGAGCAGGCAGAAATTCAAACCTTAGCATCCAGATTGGATACTATTCAATCGATAGAAGGTAATCCAATGGGCGTTCATCAATTGGTAAAGGGAAAAACGCATGCTTTTTCTGTTAAAAAAATTCCTGGTCCGGCTTTTAATACAGTGCGAGGGTTAAACGAATTGGATTTACTACACTTAGAGGAAATTTTTCGATTTTATAAAGATCTTTCCATGAACTTTAGAATAGAAATAACACCTGAAAATAGCTCGGATCAATTATTCCGTGCATTAACTGAACATGGTTATTATCAATCTGGTTTTCATAATTCATTTATCGGTGAAACAGCTAATTTAAAGGGACAGAGCCAACAATCAGAAGTGGAGATACGTCCATTGATGAAAGATGAGTTTGATTTATTCGCTTCAATTTATGTCCAGGCTTTTGGTCTTCCCGGTTTTACTAAAGATGGTATAAAGCAAAATAATAAGGTTTTATTTGATGTACCTGGTTGGGATTTTTATGCTGCATATGTGAATGATGTGCCTGCTGGAATTGCTGTTTTGTTTATCAAAGATGGAATTGGAACATTGGCAGCCGCTGCAACTTTGCCAGAATATCGGCGAAAAGGTGTACAAGCAGCTTTACTTCACAAGCGGATACAAGTTGCTATGGAAAAAGGAGCAAAATATATTGTAAGTGAGACATCTTTTGGAACTGCTAGCCATCGAAATATGGAAAGGGTAGGTATGAAATTAGCTTATACCAAAGCTTTATGGAGTAAATTCCGATAA
- a CDS encoding NupC/NupG family nucleoside CNT transporter — translation MYFILNVIGIIVVLGLVYLCSPSKKEVRWRPIISILIVEFLVTAFMLGTNIGGWVINKIADFFIWLIECANEGIAFVIPSFFGNESVDFLVSALLPIIFVVTFFDILSYFGILTWLIDKVGWVISKISGLPKLESFYSIQMMFLGNTEALAVIRNQLAVLKDNRLLTIGIMSMSCISGSIIGAYLTMLPAEYVFSAIPLNCLNALLIVSLLNPITVTKEEDIIYTPPKSEKKDFFSTISNSMMVGMNMVIVIAAMLIGYVALTAAVNGILGVFVDGLTIQKIFGVIFSPFALLLGLPMQEAMYVAELMGTKLATNEFVAMVDLKDQLQTLSPHTVAVAATFLTSFANFSTIGMIYGSYNSLLSEGKSAIIGRNVWKLLVSGIAVSLLSAAIVGLFVW, via the coding sequence ATGTATTTTATATTGAATGTTATAGGTATTATTGTGGTACTTGGTCTTGTATATTTATGTTCTCCAAGTAAGAAAGAAGTTAGATGGAGACCAATTATTTCTATACTAATTGTTGAATTCCTTGTTACAGCATTTATGTTAGGAACAAATATCGGTGGTTGGGTCATCAATAAAATTGCCGATTTCTTTATATGGCTAATCGAATGTGCTAATGAAGGAATCGCTTTTGTTATTCCATCTTTCTTTGGAAATGAATCGGTGGACTTTTTAGTTAGTGCATTGCTTCCGATTATTTTTGTCGTAACCTTTTTTGATATTCTCTCTTACTTTGGTATATTAACTTGGCTGATTGATAAAGTTGGTTGGGTTATATCAAAAATATCAGGACTACCAAAATTAGAGAGTTTTTACTCCATTCAAATGATGTTCCTAGGAAATACGGAAGCCTTAGCTGTTATAAGAAACCAACTAGCAGTATTAAAGGATAACCGTTTACTTACTATAGGGATCATGAGTATGAGTTGTATCAGTGGATCCATAATAGGTGCCTATTTAACAATGCTCCCAGCCGAGTATGTTTTTAGTGCCATTCCATTAAACTGTTTAAACGCACTTCTCATTGTCAGCTTACTAAATCCAATAACCGTTACAAAAGAAGAAGATATTATTTATACACCACCTAAATCAGAGAAAAAGGATTTCTTCTCTACTATTTCGAACAGTATGATGGTTGGTATGAACATGGTAATCGTAATCGCAGCAATGCTTATTGGATATGTTGCTTTAACTGCTGCGGTAAATGGAATATTAGGTGTGTTCGTGGATGGTCTGACTATCCAAAAAATATTTGGTGTAATTTTTAGTCCATTTGCCTTGTTGCTTGGCTTACCAATGCAAGAAGCTATGTATGTTGCGGAGCTGATGGGGACAAAATTAGCGACAAATGAATTCGTTGCCATGGTAGACTTAAAAGATCAATTACAAACGTTGTCACCGCATACCGTAGCTGTAGCTGCGACATTCTTAACGTCGTTTGCGAATTTCAGTACGATTGGTATGATTTATGGATCATACAATTCCCTATTGTCAGAAGGGAAGTCCGCTATTATAGGTAGAAACGTTTGGAAACTTCTTGTCAGCGGAATCGCTGTTTCCTTATTAAGTGCTGCAATTGTAGGTTTATTTGTTTGGTAA
- a CDS encoding DoxX family protein: MGIISIILQVLLGFSFLMAGYGKVTGSKMHVQNFNHWKLPQWFRVVTGIVQLAGALALFIGILAHSWAAVGALIIGITAIGGILTHLRVKDSFKQTSTILFLGILAFIVFFINFSHLSNFPGF; encoded by the coding sequence TTGGGAATTATATCAATTATTTTGCAGGTTTTATTAGGTTTCTCGTTTTTGATGGCTGGATACGGTAAAGTAACTGGCTCGAAGATGCATGTTCAAAACTTTAATCATTGGAAGTTGCCACAGTGGTTCCGCGTTGTTACCGGTATTGTTCAATTAGCAGGGGCATTGGCATTATTTATCGGAATTTTGGCGCATAGCTGGGCAGCTGTTGGAGCGCTGATAATTGGAATCACAGCCATTGGTGGAATTTTGACACATCTACGTGTGAAGGATTCTTTCAAACAAACATCCACGATTTTATTTCTAGGCATATTAGCGTTTATTGTATTTTTCATTAACTTTAGTCATTTATCTAATTTTCCTGGATTCTAA
- a CDS encoding isochorismatase family protein — protein MKQALLIIDAQQELIEGNQNEKSVFNKKELVANINLVISKALESNAIVLFVRDTDVSEGKGEGFQIHSDITIPLDVKIFDKAATNSFHGTGLKNYLEENAIKHVVIMGCKTEHCIDTAVRTATVNNMDVTLVGDGHSTNDSTILSAEQIINHHNKILHGHYNVEHFSVVRSAHEDLFQPTHDTYR, from the coding sequence TTGAAACAAGCTTTATTGATCATCGATGCTCAGCAAGAATTGATAGAAGGGAATCAAAATGAAAAAAGTGTATTCAATAAAAAAGAGCTAGTTGCTAACATTAACTTAGTGATATCAAAAGCTTTAGAATCTAATGCAATCGTATTATTTGTCCGAGACACGGATGTTTCGGAGGGAAAAGGGGAAGGCTTTCAAATACATTCGGATATTACCATTCCATTAGATGTAAAAATATTTGATAAGGCAGCTACTAATTCGTTTCACGGAACAGGACTAAAAAATTACTTAGAGGAAAATGCGATCAAACATGTCGTTATTATGGGGTGTAAGACCGAACACTGTATTGACACCGCGGTTAGAACTGCAACAGTAAATAATATGGATGTAACGTTAGTTGGGGATGGGCATTCTACAAACGATTCCACGATCCTTTCAGCAGAACAAATCATTAACCATCATAATAAAATACTTCATGGTCATTATAATGTTGAACATTTTTCCGTTGTACGAAGTGCGCATGAAGATTTGTTTCAACCGACACATGATACGTATCGATAA
- a CDS encoding RNA polymerase sigma factor yields MRPLVEKTPIEMNDEFEMAIEPYLLDLKKYCLSLTNTKWDGEDLMQETLVKTYESWLKMPKQIAKAYLYRIASNTWIDKYRKRKIEEDMYQDVTKIKLNDDEPHTESITPTINRLLNELTAKQRTVVLLVFGFGYTVKETANFLSSSEGSIKAALHRARKNLKQLVRQEPLYELEEECTIPYIDALKNGSPDTVLRLYQEEIQAPFMQAQTNEPKCNSIPVVQSFVGSGTPYVLISIPKKNGGVLMVPFYQLELSTLLSQIAWMEQKELLAVA; encoded by the coding sequence ATGCGGCCGCTTGTTGAAAAAACTCCCATTGAAATGAATGATGAATTTGAGATGGCAATCGAGCCTTACTTGCTCGATTTAAAAAAGTATTGTCTATCCCTTACGAATACCAAATGGGACGGGGAAGATCTAATGCAGGAGACCCTTGTAAAAACGTATGAAAGCTGGTTGAAAATGCCTAAACAAATAGCGAAGGCTTATTTGTATCGGATAGCTTCTAATACGTGGATTGATAAATATCGTAAACGAAAAATAGAAGAAGACATGTATCAAGATGTAACCAAGATTAAATTAAATGATGATGAACCTCATACAGAATCAATAACACCGACGATTAATCGATTACTCAACGAGTTGACAGCCAAACAACGGACAGTCGTATTGTTAGTATTTGGTTTTGGTTACACTGTAAAAGAAACAGCTAACTTTCTTTCTTCTAGTGAAGGGTCTATAAAAGCTGCCCTTCATCGTGCTCGTAAAAACTTAAAACAGCTAGTCCGACAAGAACCCCTTTACGAGCTTGAAGAAGAATGTACTATTCCATATATAGATGCTTTAAAAAATGGAAGTCCTGACACCGTCTTACGACTTTATCAAGAAGAAATACAAGCTCCGTTCATGCAAGCTCAAACTAATGAGCCAAAATGTAATTCAATCCCAGTGGTACAATCTTTTGTGGGTAGCGGTACTCCTTATGTGCTTATCTCGATTCCAAAGAAAAATGGTGGAGTCCTAATGGTTCCTTTTTATCAATTAGAGCTATCGACCTTGCTGTCGCAAATAGCTTGGATGGAGCAAAAAGAGCTTTTAGCAGTAGCCTAA